Proteins encoded within one genomic window of Candidatus Syntrophocurvum alkaliphilum:
- a CDS encoding nicotianamine synthase family protein — translation MLKNLFASWEKISCNFYPAFYFYHRLYRDVVQNEIKLGQITSNDKVLNIGCGAIPFTAIHIVQMTGAKVIALDKDTEAVERAKHCLKKYRLDRNIEIKIGDGVNEIPVPFTVAIVALQVKEKVKVLENLQSKGEPGGNLIFRQPTDAYKTVYGFLPNDYLPVSKTLQNMKTFKESYLYKVN, via the coding sequence ATGTTGAAAAACTTATTTGCTTCTTGGGAAAAAATCAGTTGTAATTTTTACCCTGCATTTTATTTTTACCATAGATTATATCGTGACGTTGTTCAAAATGAGATTAAACTTGGACAGATCACATCTAATGATAAAGTTTTAAATATAGGTTGTGGAGCAATACCTTTTACTGCAATACATATAGTTCAAATGACCGGAGCTAAAGTTATTGCTCTTGACAAAGATACTGAAGCTGTGGAAAGAGCAAAACATTGTTTGAAGAAATATCGATTAGATAGAAATATAGAAATAAAAATTGGCGATGGAGTTAATGAAATACCTGTTCCTTTTACTGTAGCAATAGTTGCATTACAGGTAAAAGAAAAAGTAAAGGTGTTAGAAAATTTGCAATCCAAGGGAGAACCAGGAGGAAACTTGATTTTTCGTCAACCAACTGACGCATACAAAACCGTTTACGGTTTTCTTCCCAATGATTACTTACCAGTTTCAAAAACACTTCAAAATATGAAAACTTTTAAAGAATCATACTTGTATAAAGTAAATTAA
- a CDS encoding lysylphosphatidylglycerol synthase transmembrane domain-containing protein, protein MKKSYLLIVGVLIITAIVMVVGWDNVYKIMSRMTLPQFIFLVILQLGTLFLTAYIWYFLLKQKSSQISLFNVFGINLAGTFVESVTPSVKIGGEALKVYLMRQKTALAYSELTAVAVVSKYFSLLPFLLISVITLAIALLAFNLPFFVFIAFIGLLLFFLLFFIFFNIQGFNLDTFFNNLLGEKINNSNNQVLKKIIPIINRIYTFLLDSSNASKSIVTSMKQRKILFLIAFVVWALYPVKVYLVAFMLGYQLNIVVVVLATYTAYLVSMIPLLPGGLATFEGSMALVLAYEGLTSAEAISIALMTRVITFWIPLLLSAIITIYYIKNTDNQEGEII, encoded by the coding sequence GTGAAAAAATCCTACTTATTAATAGTTGGAGTTTTAATAATTACAGCGATAGTCATGGTAGTGGGCTGGGATAATGTATATAAGATAATGAGTCGTATGACACTTCCCCAGTTTATCTTTTTGGTTATCTTACAATTAGGAACGTTATTTTTAACAGCTTATATCTGGTATTTTTTACTAAAACAAAAATCTAGTCAAATATCTCTTTTTAATGTCTTTGGCATTAATTTAGCGGGAACCTTTGTAGAAAGTGTTACACCTTCAGTGAAAATAGGCGGGGAGGCACTGAAGGTGTATTTGATGCGTCAAAAAACTGCTCTTGCATATTCAGAACTTACTGCTGTAGCTGTAGTAAGTAAATATTTTTCCTTACTCCCCTTTTTATTAATTAGTGTAATTACACTTGCTATAGCATTATTAGCATTTAATTTACCCTTTTTTGTTTTTATTGCTTTTATAGGGTTATTACTGTTCTTTTTGTTATTTTTTATTTTTTTCAATATTCAGGGTTTCAATTTAGATACTTTCTTTAATAACTTATTAGGTGAAAAAATTAATAATAGCAATAATCAAGTTTTAAAAAAAATAATTCCCATAATTAATCGTATTTATACCTTCTTACTTGATTCGTCTAATGCATCAAAAAGCATTGTTACTTCAATGAAACAACGAAAAATACTTTTTTTAATAGCTTTTGTAGTATGGGCGCTTTATCCGGTAAAAGTGTATTTGGTTGCTTTTATGCTAGGTTATCAGCTTAATATTGTAGTCGTAGTGCTTGCTACTTATACTGCCTATTTAGTAAGTATGATTCCATTACTTCCTGGTGGGCTTGCTACTTTCGAAGGTAGTATGGCATTAGTACTTGCTTATGAGGGATTAACATCGGCAGAGGCTATATCTATTGCTTTGATGACAAGAGTAATTACTTTTTGGATTCCACTGTTACTTTCAGCAATTATAACTATTTATTATATCAAAAATACAGATAATCAAGAAGGTGAAATAATATGA